One part of the Actinomyces howellii genome encodes these proteins:
- a CDS encoding DeoR/GlpR family DNA-binding transcription regulator: MNAEQRQQDIVDAVAREGRVSVVDLASRYDVTVETIRRDLAALDRVGALRKVHGGAVAATVLALPETAVAERELSNAAAKQAIAAAAIAAVAPRPGAVLLLDAGTSVSSLARLLPEGLGLTVITNSVLTAALLAGREDLTVRVLGGHVRGITQAAVGPEALSTLAQLRVDVAIMGANGLTAEHGLSTPDPDEASVKRAMIRAARRVVVLADATKIGQEHLVSFADLDDVDILVTDAPLPAPLATLLPESGIEVLTA, translated from the coding sequence ATGAACGCAGAGCAGCGTCAGCAGGACATCGTTGACGCCGTCGCGCGCGAGGGCAGGGTCTCTGTCGTCGACCTCGCGTCCCGCTACGACGTCACCGTCGAGACCATCCGCCGCGACCTGGCCGCCCTCGACCGCGTGGGCGCGCTGCGCAAGGTCCACGGCGGCGCGGTCGCCGCCACCGTCCTGGCCCTGCCGGAGACAGCCGTCGCCGAGCGCGAGCTGTCCAACGCGGCGGCCAAGCAGGCGATCGCGGCAGCCGCGATCGCAGCGGTCGCGCCGCGCCCCGGCGCGGTCCTCCTGCTGGACGCCGGCACCTCGGTGTCCAGCCTCGCCCGGCTCCTCCCTGAGGGACTGGGCCTGACCGTCATCACCAACTCCGTCCTGACGGCCGCGCTCCTGGCCGGCCGCGAGGACCTCACCGTGCGCGTCCTGGGCGGCCACGTCCGTGGCATCACCCAGGCCGCCGTCGGACCCGAGGCCCTGTCCACCCTCGCGCAGCTGCGCGTGGACGTGGCCATCATGGGAGCCAACGGGCTGACGGCAGAGCACGGCCTGTCCACCCCCGACCCCGACGAGGCCTCGGTCAAGCGCGCCATGATCCGTGCGGCCAGGCGAGTGGTCGTCCTGGCCGACGCGACCAAGATCGGACAGGAGCACCTCGTGTCCTTCGCCGACCTCGACGACGTCGACATCCTCGTCACCGACGCCCCCCTGCCCGCACCTCTGGCCACCCTGCTCCCCGAATCCGGAATCGAGGTTCTCACCGCATGA
- a CDS encoding sterol carrier family protein, whose protein sequence is MAARRRIDPGEGMTALRRWAREQGPDRSTTAAAVRFTLEELSSTAPGGSVEVRVPPFGVTQAVAGTTHRRGTPPSVVETDPSTWLALATGRTAWIEAVETGRLRASGERSDLSPYLPLVRIPSQDGDGGGTPVGPEQDNATN, encoded by the coding sequence ATGGCTGCGCGACGACGCATCGACCCCGGCGAGGGCATGACCGCCCTTCGTCGGTGGGCCCGGGAGCAGGGCCCTGACCGGAGCACGACAGCCGCTGCCGTGCGCTTCACCCTCGAGGAGCTCTCCTCGACCGCGCCCGGGGGATCGGTCGAGGTGCGCGTCCCGCCCTTCGGCGTCACCCAGGCCGTCGCCGGCACGACCCACCGCCGAGGCACGCCCCCGTCGGTGGTCGAGACCGACCCGAGCACCTGGCTCGCGCTGGCCACCGGCCGCACCGCCTGGATCGAGGCGGTGGAGACCGGGAGGCTGCGCGCCTCCGGCGAGCGCAGCGACCTGTCGCCCTACCTCCCGCTCGTGCGGATCCCGAGCCAGGACGGCGACGGTGGCGGCACGCCCGTGGGCCCGGAGCAGGACAACGCCACAAACTAA
- a CDS encoding bifunctional metallophosphatase/5'-nucleotidase, whose product MRRNPPLTAITALVVLALSVLAPFPTPTAVADPTTTTISLLGVTDFHGHLERTTNSEGAVVDPGAVTLACEVAAARSADPHTLFVSSGDNVGGSAYTSAILDDAPTLAALNAMGLDVSAVGNHELDRGMNDLTGRIMPEAAFPLLAANVSGDAALSAEGDGDGVSIKEVDGVRVGFVGVVTDELPSLVSASALEGLTVSPAVATANARAAALKDGDPANGEADVVIVLSHEDASAQAGAYTGDVDAVMGGHTHVPFAQTTTSSDGQPVAVVQADHYGRALSRVSLSYDSATGEVSVVEATTQDLTASACTTDAYGVEAIVTEATAEAQTAGEQVVATLGTDFLRGTHAEDGAVQGTGSNRGTESTASNLIADSFAWWVESSTGAAGGRYVGVMNPGGVRADYAAGELTQGEAFTVQPFGNELGYATYTGAQLRSILAQQWQPGASRPVLTLGLSGNVEVYVDQAAADLLEGYTKDTPAAEVEAARARVIKAVYVDDLLLADDDPVVVASNSFLLSGGDGFSGFTVASPVNTGMMDLSATSAYLAQAGAASADYSKRQIGLGVTVDQATGTATVGLTGLVFSNAPEQTAPGAAATVRATVTMTDGSVRELASSSVDTALVSAQLPETGRAVLSFTLPAEAATEPCVPDAASGLTAESACTLVSLTVVNRDGSSEVLDVQAQVAHVAGTVPTASVGSTAPTATHRPTVLVAAPSPEPVEQSRAAALVRTGASVGLGLLALGLLVGGIVLMLRRRGGRLDPEDGAQGPDAGGSGASADSQD is encoded by the coding sequence ATGCGACGCAACCCTCCCTTGACCGCGATCACCGCGCTGGTGGTGCTCGCGCTGAGCGTGCTGGCCCCTTTCCCCACGCCGACAGCGGTCGCGGACCCCACGACGACCACGATCTCCCTGCTCGGCGTCACCGACTTCCACGGCCACCTCGAGCGCACGACCAACTCCGAGGGCGCCGTCGTCGACCCCGGTGCGGTCACCCTCGCCTGCGAGGTGGCCGCGGCCCGCAGCGCCGACCCCCACACCCTGTTCGTCTCCTCGGGGGACAACGTCGGCGGCTCGGCCTACACCTCGGCCATCCTCGACGACGCCCCCACCCTGGCCGCGCTCAACGCGATGGGGCTGGACGTGTCCGCCGTGGGCAACCACGAGCTCGACCGCGGCATGAACGACCTGACCGGGCGCATCATGCCCGAGGCCGCCTTTCCCCTCCTGGCCGCCAACGTCTCGGGAGACGCCGCGCTGAGCGCGGAGGGTGACGGGGACGGCGTGAGCATCAAGGAGGTCGACGGCGTGCGCGTCGGCTTCGTCGGTGTCGTCACCGACGAGCTGCCCTCCCTCGTGTCGGCCAGCGCCCTGGAGGGCCTGACGGTCTCGCCCGCGGTCGCCACCGCCAACGCCCGGGCAGCCGCCCTCAAGGACGGGGACCCCGCCAACGGGGAGGCCGACGTCGTCATCGTCCTGTCCCACGAGGACGCCTCCGCCCAGGCCGGGGCGTACACCGGTGACGTCGACGCCGTCATGGGCGGACACACCCACGTCCCCTTCGCCCAGACGACCACGTCCTCGGACGGCCAGCCCGTCGCCGTGGTCCAGGCCGACCACTACGGCCGGGCCCTGAGCCGGGTCTCCCTGAGCTACGACTCCGCCACCGGGGAGGTCTCCGTCGTGGAGGCCACCACCCAGGACCTGACCGCCTCGGCGTGCACGACCGACGCCTACGGGGTCGAGGCCATCGTCACCGAGGCCACCGCCGAGGCCCAGACCGCCGGCGAGCAGGTCGTGGCCACCCTGGGCACCGACTTCCTGCGCGGAACCCACGCCGAGGACGGTGCCGTTCAGGGCACCGGCTCCAACCGGGGCACCGAGTCCACGGCCTCCAACCTCATCGCCGACTCCTTCGCCTGGTGGGTCGAGTCGAGCACCGGGGCCGCCGGGGGCCGGTACGTCGGAGTGATGAACCCCGGCGGGGTGCGTGCCGACTACGCAGCCGGGGAGCTGACCCAGGGCGAGGCCTTCACCGTCCAGCCCTTCGGAAACGAGCTCGGCTACGCCACCTACACCGGTGCCCAGCTCCGGTCGATCCTCGCCCAGCAGTGGCAGCCCGGAGCCTCGCGCCCCGTCCTCACCCTCGGGCTGTCGGGCAACGTCGAGGTCTATGTCGACCAGGCGGCGGCCGACCTCCTCGAGGGCTACACGAAGGACACCCCCGCCGCCGAGGTCGAGGCCGCCCGGGCGCGGGTCATCAAGGCCGTCTACGTCGACGACCTCCTCCTGGCTGACGACGACCCGGTCGTCGTGGCCTCCAACTCCTTCCTGCTGTCCGGTGGCGACGGCTTCTCCGGGTTCACCGTCGCCTCCCCGGTCAACACCGGGATGATGGACCTGAGCGCCACGAGCGCCTACCTGGCCCAGGCGGGAGCGGCCTCCGCCGACTACTCCAAGCGCCAGATCGGCCTGGGGGTCACGGTCGACCAGGCCACCGGCACGGCCACCGTCGGCCTGACCGGCCTGGTCTTCTCCAACGCCCCCGAGCAGACCGCGCCCGGCGCCGCGGCCACGGTGAGGGCCACGGTGACGATGACCGACGGCTCGGTCCGAGAGCTGGCCTCCAGCAGCGTCGACACCGCCCTCGTCTCCGCCCAGCTGCCCGAGACCGGCCGCGCCGTGCTCTCCTTCACCCTGCCCGCGGAGGCGGCCACCGAGCCCTGCGTGCCCGACGCCGCCTCCGGGCTGACCGCGGAGTCGGCCTGCACCCTCGTGTCGCTGACCGTCGTCAACCGTGACGGCTCCTCCGAGGTGCTCGACGTCCAGGCGCAGGTCGCCCACGTCGCCGGCACGGTCCCGACCGCCTCCGTCGGCTCGACCGCGCCGACGGCCACCCACCGCCCGACCGTCCTCGTCGCGGCCCCGTCGCCCGAGCCGGTCGAGCAGTCCCGTGCCGCCGCCCTCGTGCGGACCGGTGCCTCGGTCGGCCTGGGCCTGCTGGCCCTCGGCCTGCTCGTCGGCGGCATCGTCCTCATGCTGCGTCGCCGTGGCGGCCGGCTCGATCCCGAGGACGGGGCGCAGGGACCTGACGCAGGCGGCTCGGGCGCCTCAGCGGACAGCCAGGACTGA